The proteins below are encoded in one region of Borrelia duttonii Ly:
- a CDS encoding phosphoribosyltransferase, with protein sequence MKKFVSYEDIRINGLKLAYKIYKDGFIPDIMYVSLRGGAYLGNIISEFFKFIKPEKPLLYAAVVARSYDVSNKQKKIMIDGWTYDPKYLRVGDNVLFVDDIFDTGRTIIHLREEVLKRGIDSQNVRIAVYDYKERGYIDYEPDYYVNKYSDEDELTTWIHYSNHELIGLSEDEYKLNFVNLDDELLNILKFLSKKL encoded by the coding sequence ATGAAAAAATTCGTTTCTTATGAAGATATAAGAATAAATGGTCTTAAACTTGCTTATAAAATTTATAAAGATGGGTTTATTCCTGACATTATGTATGTGTCTTTGAGAGGTGGAGCTTATCTTGGAAATATTATTAGTGAGTTCTTTAAATTTATTAAGCCAGAAAAGCCCCTTCTTTATGCTGCTGTTGTTGCAAGATCATATGATGTTTCAAATAAGCAGAAAAAAATAATGATAGATGGATGGACTTATGATCCAAAATATTTAAGAGTAGGTGATAATGTTTTATTTGTTGATGATATCTTTGATACTGGTCGTACAATTATTCATTTGCGAGAAGAAGTTTTAAAGAGAGGGATAGATAGTCAGAATGTGAGGATAGCTGTTTATGATTATAAAGAACGTGGATATATTGATTATGAACCTGATTATTATGTTAATAAGTATTCAGATGAGGATGAATTAACTACTTGGATACATTACAGTAATCATGAGTTAATTGGATTGTCAGAAGATGAATATAAATTAAATTTTGTTAATTTAGATGATGAATTATTGAATATTTTAAAGTTTTTATCAAAAAAACTTTAA
- a CDS encoding thiolase family protein encodes MKKIAIIGGLRSPITRFGGTLKGMNIVDVSADIVKVLLERNSIDKVDEVIVGNVISSGLGQNIARQITLKAGLGEAIPAFSVNKVCGSGLKSLELAFNSISLGESEVIVAGGVEDLSNAPYLLPRNVRFDGLKFGDFKIEDSIYKDALVDTPSSTVMGITAENLAEMYKITREMQDQFAYNSHMKAKVARDSGYFNDEIYPLSIFDKKTKLKNVVSSDEEIRDNLSLEKLASLKPIFKENGTITAGNSSSLDDGACFLILASGDFVHKMNVKPLAYIGGFKSVGLNPLHMGFGAFLAIEGIIEKFSLNSNEIDFIETNEAFAAQSLSVLKALREKYGIKDDIVNVNGGAIALGHPFSVSGSRILLTLARLMSMNNKSKGIASLCIGGGQGIAAFLYR; translated from the coding sequence ATGAAAAAAATAGCGATTATTGGTGGCCTTAGATCTCCTATTACTAGGTTTGGCGGAACATTAAAGGGAATGAATATTGTTGATGTGTCTGCTGATATTGTTAAGGTTTTGCTTGAGAGGAATAGTATTGATAAAGTAGATGAAGTTATTGTTGGAAATGTAATCTCATCGGGACTTGGTCAAAATATTGCCAGACAGATTACTTTGAAAGCTGGTTTAGGAGAAGCTATTCCTGCTTTTAGCGTAAATAAAGTGTGTGGTTCGGGGCTTAAGTCTTTGGAACTTGCATTTAATTCTATATCTCTTGGTGAGAGTGAGGTTATTGTTGCAGGTGGAGTAGAAGATTTGAGTAATGCACCTTATTTATTACCAAGAAATGTCAGATTTGATGGTTTAAAATTTGGAGACTTTAAAATAGAAGATTCAATATATAAAGATGCTTTAGTTGATACTCCAAGTTCTACTGTGATGGGTATTACAGCAGAGAATTTAGCAGAAATGTATAAAATTACAAGAGAAATGCAAGATCAATTTGCATATAATTCTCATATGAAGGCAAAAGTTGCAAGAGATAGTGGGTATTTTAATGATGAGATATATCCTCTATCGATTTTTGATAAAAAGACAAAACTTAAAAATGTTGTGTCTAGTGATGAAGAAATACGTGATAATTTAAGTTTAGAAAAGCTTGCTTCTTTAAAACCTATCTTTAAAGAAAATGGGACTATTACTGCTGGCAATTCTTCTAGTTTAGATGATGGAGCTTGTTTTTTAATATTGGCAAGTGGAGATTTTGTTCATAAAATGAATGTAAAACCTTTGGCTTATATTGGTGGTTTTAAAAGTGTAGGGTTAAATCCTTTGCATATGGGATTTGGGGCTTTTCTTGCTATTGAGGGCATTATAGAAAAGTTTAGTTTAAATTCAAATGAAATTGATTTTATTGAAACAAATGAAGCTTTTGCAGCACAATCTTTGAGTGTTCTTAAAGCTTTACGTGAAAAGTATGGTATTAAGGATGATATTGTTAATGTTAATGGAGGAGCTATTGCATTGGGTCATCCATTTTCAGTTAGTGGTTCAAGGATTTTATTGACTCTTGCACGTCTTATGAGTATGAATAATAAGTCAAAAGGAATTGCTTCTCTTTGTATTGGGGGTGGTCAAGGTATAGCAGCCTTTTTATATAGATAG
- the rpsR gene encoding 30S ribosomal protein S18 — translation MYKDIDSHQRDSRTDGHQDGFKKNPNFRFFKKKTCKFCDMDRVPDYKEFDFLKKFITEQGKILPRRITGTSAKHQRRLALEIKKARYMALLPFVKK, via the coding sequence ATGTATAAAGATATAGATTCTCATCAAAGAGATTCAAGGACCGATGGACATCAGGATGGTTTTAAAAAGAATCCTAATTTTAGATTTTTTAAGAAAAAAACATGTAAATTTTGTGATATGGATAGAGTGCCTGATTATAAAGAGTTTGATTTTCTTAAGAAATTTATTACAGAACAAGGAAAAATATTGCCTAGAAGAATTACAGGCACTTCTGCTAAACATCAGAGACGTCTTGCACTTGAAATTAAAAAGGCTAGATATATGGCTTTACTTCCTTTTGTAAAAAAATAA
- the nusB gene encoding transcription antitermination factor NusB, producing the protein MDLRHKARVLAFQKIYSIDVNCKAKDNIFDIFSFEENGIDLDGDLKLFYSVLVNGTYDNLESIDKLISGISLNWRLDRMDKVDLAILRMSVYSLKFQDLDVPKRVIIDEAILIAKKYGNKNSDKFVNGILDALLKDMESSFENK; encoded by the coding sequence ATGGATTTGAGACATAAGGCTAGGGTTTTAGCTTTTCAAAAAATTTACAGTATTGATGTTAACTGTAAGGCAAAGGATAATATTTTTGATATTTTTAGTTTTGAAGAGAATGGGATAGATTTAGATGGAGATTTAAAGTTATTTTATTCTGTTCTAGTTAATGGTACTTATGATAATTTAGAGTCTATTGACAAATTAATTAGTGGTATTTCACTTAATTGGCGTTTGGATCGTATGGATAAGGTTGATCTTGCTATATTAAGAATGAGTGTATATTCACTTAAGTTTCAAGATTTAGATGTTCCTAAAAGGGTTATAATAGATGAGGCTATTTTGATTGCTAAAAAATATGGCAATAAAAATTCTGATAAGTTTGTCAATGGTATACTTGATGCTTTGTTAAAAGATATGGAGAGTTCTTTTGAAAACAAATAG
- the dnaB gene encoding replicative DNA helicase has product MAFTSISTTSTLLFNEGAEKAVISSIFYNPGKVEEALLYLKPDDFYNQDHEMIFKAMISLYEKRENIDPITVFEEVSTITPKSQLVNNLKALTGLQDYLSFLSGYLPTDKTINIYAKIVKEHRIRRDIAKISRELNDLANDSTKKVEQFVEEAQRQVLSIELDCSNKNLNHAKVIAERVHAEIYERSVQKREVDFGIPSGFKKVDSLIGGFRESDFIIIGARPSVGKTAFALNIASSIALKGDKKRRVGFFSLEMTSDALIKRIIASQANIDGFKIQNSILSGHEIKAINDVVNDISNSEFYIEDTANISLLTLATQARKLKRFSGIDILFVDYISLISLESKNVPRHEQVASISKALKELARELKIPIVALSQLTRDTEGREPSLASLRESGALEQDADIVILLHRDKDLKNNSDDDDGIVNAIDTKVIVAKHRNGPTGRVDILFLPHVVKFVNKEHEMDYYL; this is encoded by the coding sequence GTGGCTTTTACTTCGATAAGCACAACCTCTACACTTCTTTTTAATGAAGGTGCAGAAAAGGCAGTTATTTCAAGTATATTTTATAATCCGGGAAAAGTAGAAGAGGCTTTATTATATTTAAAGCCGGATGACTTTTATAATCAAGATCATGAAATGATTTTTAAAGCTATGATTTCTCTTTATGAGAAAAGAGAAAATATTGATCCGATAACTGTATTTGAGGAGGTTTCTACTATAACTCCTAAGTCACAACTTGTAAATAATTTGAAAGCTTTAACGGGTTTACAAGATTATTTAAGTTTTCTTTCAGGTTATCTTCCAACTGATAAGACTATAAATATTTATGCAAAAATTGTTAAGGAACATCGTATTAGGAGAGATATTGCAAAAATTTCTAGAGAACTAAATGATTTGGCTAATGATTCTACAAAAAAAGTTGAACAATTTGTGGAAGAAGCACAAAGACAAGTTCTTTCAATTGAATTAGATTGTTCTAATAAAAATCTTAATCATGCAAAGGTAATTGCTGAAAGAGTTCATGCTGAAATATATGAGAGGAGTGTTCAAAAACGAGAAGTTGATTTTGGCATTCCAAGTGGTTTTAAAAAAGTAGATAGTCTTATTGGTGGATTTAGGGAGAGTGATTTTATCATTATTGGTGCTCGTCCTAGTGTTGGAAAGACAGCATTTGCGTTAAATATTGCATCCAGTATAGCCTTAAAGGGTGATAAAAAACGAAGAGTAGGATTTTTTTCACTTGAAATGACCTCTGATGCTTTAATTAAAAGAATAATAGCATCTCAGGCTAATATTGATGGTTTTAAGATTCAAAATAGTATTTTGTCAGGACATGAAATTAAGGCAATTAATGATGTTGTAAATGATATTAGTAATTCTGAATTTTATATTGAGGATACTGCAAATATTAGTTTGTTAACGCTTGCAACGCAGGCTAGAAAACTTAAAAGATTTTCAGGTATAGATATACTTTTTGTTGATTATATTAGTCTTATTTCTCTTGAAAGTAAAAATGTTCCAAGGCATGAGCAGGTAGCTTCAATTAGTAAAGCTTTAAAAGAGCTTGCTAGAGAACTTAAAATACCAATTGTTGCTCTTTCACAGCTTACACGAGATACTGAGGGACGTGAGCCTAGTCTTGCTAGTTTAAGAGAATCAGGTGCATTAGAACAAGATGCAGATATTGTTATTTTACTTCATAGAGATAAGGATTTAAAGAATAATTCTGATGATGATGATGGAATTGTGAATGCTATTGATACTAAAGTTATTGTTGCTAAACATAGAAATGGTCCTACGGGTAGGGTTGATATATTATTTTTGCCGCATGTTGTTAAATTCGTTAATAAAGAACATGAAATGGACTATTATTTATAG
- a CDS encoding tetratricopeptide repeat protein: MKTNRLLLFFILFLIFFVSIFVYLSLNPYVLYILKGERDFNEVIIEIDDYISSGNLDSAEKAIKFYSYYADTEYKWLSLVKRAKLYSDKINHYVLMRNILDLSVKSLPGNLKLRALEVYSKLKVGAVLEAYDVAKQYLLGYKEYKYLCDEAFIKSLILNYDVKDIKSFLIKMEQERDALAFETIGFNLQNNAFLINAMLLYIDKKDFDAARRILLKIKEDKDFAKELAYISYGLDNLDFTIANLKLLSDNSEPSLMFLLADAYLKKGDINNAKSEYLKLYTDFPDYSMMIYLGLAFIAKKENDLKRAITYLNKANEKFKGNEMMNYYLASMYFEINDYFNANEIVKRYKDNPLFFKLYFILNYSNLKYEAKKSFLWRLFYRSNYSSDIAQFLAWNLLLYSDLKDLDLFFNVYNPVDEIQDWYYFYKFYYLFLKKDLAVAEKILLREQTNKYLYGIYYNFGVLKFYQKNYKESEEYFSNAVSTLPFAIDDKSSINLKEREDIAKIYLKRGINYLYLGEFEKGLEAISIANSFYETNEGKLYMNMIKIFKERN; the protein is encoded by the coding sequence TTGAAAACAAATAGGTTATTGTTATTTTTTATTTTGTTTTTAATCTTTTTTGTATCAATTTTTGTTTATTTGAGCTTAAATCCATATGTTTTGTATATATTAAAGGGAGAAAGGGATTTTAATGAGGTTATTATAGAAATTGATGATTATATTTCAAGTGGGAATTTAGATAGTGCGGAGAAAGCAATTAAATTTTATTCTTATTATGCAGATACTGAATATAAGTGGCTTTCTCTTGTTAAGAGAGCAAAGCTTTATTCTGATAAAATCAATCATTATGTGTTGATGAGAAATATTCTAGATTTGAGTGTTAAAAGTTTACCAGGGAATTTAAAGCTTAGAGCACTTGAAGTATATTCAAAACTTAAAGTAGGAGCTGTTTTAGAAGCTTATGATGTTGCTAAGCAGTATTTATTGGGATATAAAGAATATAAATATTTATGTGATGAGGCTTTTATTAAAAGTTTGATTTTAAATTATGATGTCAAAGACATAAAGAGTTTTTTAATTAAAATGGAGCAAGAAAGAGATGCTCTTGCTTTTGAGACTATAGGATTCAATCTTCAAAATAATGCGTTTTTAATTAATGCAATGCTTTTGTATATAGATAAAAAAGATTTTGATGCTGCTAGGAGAATACTCTTAAAAATAAAAGAAGATAAGGATTTTGCTAAAGAACTTGCTTATATTTCTTACGGTCTTGATAATTTAGATTTTACTATTGCCAATCTTAAACTTCTTAGTGATAATAGTGAACCTAGTTTAATGTTTTTGTTAGCAGATGCTTATTTGAAGAAGGGAGATATTAATAATGCTAAGAGTGAATATTTGAAACTTTATACAGATTTTCCTGATTATAGTATGATGATATATCTTGGGTTGGCATTTATTGCAAAGAAAGAAAATGATTTAAAGCGTGCCATTACTTATCTGAATAAGGCCAATGAAAAATTTAAAGGAAATGAAATGATGAATTATTATTTGGCTAGTATGTATTTTGAAATCAATGATTATTTTAATGCAAATGAGATTGTAAAAAGATATAAAGATAATCCTTTATTTTTTAAACTTTATTTTATTTTAAATTATTCAAATTTAAAATATGAAGCTAAAAAGTCTTTTTTATGGCGTTTATTTTATAGATCAAACTATAGTAGTGATATTGCACAATTTTTGGCTTGGAATTTACTTCTTTATTCTGATTTAAAGGATTTAGATTTGTTCTTTAATGTTTATAATCCTGTTGATGAAATACAGGATTGGTATTATTTTTATAAATTTTATTATTTATTTCTAAAAAAGGACTTGGCTGTTGCAGAAAAAATACTTTTGCGTGAGCAAACGAACAAGTATTTATATGGTATATATTATAATTTTGGGGTTCTAAAGTTTTATCAAAAAAACTATAAGGAATCAGAAGAATATTTTAGTAATGCAGTTTCGACTTTACCTTTTGCTATTGATGATAAGAGTAGCATTAATTTAAAAGAGCGTGAGGATATAGCAAAAATATATTTAAAGCGAGGGATTAATTATCTTTATTTAGGTGAATTTGAAAAGGGACTAGAGGCCATTTCAATTGCTAATTCTTTTTATGAAACTAATGAGGGTAAACTTTATATGAATATGATAAAGATATTTAAAGAGAGGAATTGA
- a CDS encoding trypsin-like peptidase domain-containing protein, whose protein sequence is MNKNFISVFFASFLALAVGFFVGIGYLKSEKNTIVFAQEKGDAVHSLQDSFREVSKKILPSTVEIYATGTIKTRDPMQFFFFDIPGLNLEKKAQWGGSGVIIGKDSKKTNLFYVLTNSHILENASEFEVGTYNNKSYKAQLVGKDDKKDIALVSFEADDVADIGVAELGDSDRLEVGDWVIAVGSPYHFSFSVTAGIISGLHRSFNPNLKARNLFIQTDAAINRGNSGGPLVNTKGEVIGINSWISSPSGGNIGLGFAIPINNAKSVFDALMSGQKSESAWMGVAFHRLRSKDVEFLKSLGYEDESVSLAIVAGVYDGSPALKAGFRAGDVISKIDGVAMNLFFDVKQYINDFYAKEKIKVEVLRGQETKTFEVELGVMPTNIDKEKGNTLDLKLMPGFTVYPLTKEVRVQLGLRNWINGVVVDSIDSTLGNNPQIATGDIIMIVNSKNVKTLIDFYDAIKHGKNNYSILRNGQTLKVSI, encoded by the coding sequence ATGAATAAAAATTTTATTTCTGTGTTTTTTGCTAGTTTTTTAGCTTTAGCTGTTGGATTTTTTGTTGGAATAGGTTATTTGAAGTCTGAAAAAAATACTATTGTTTTTGCACAGGAGAAAGGAGATGCTGTACACTCTCTTCAAGATTCTTTTAGAGAAGTATCTAAAAAAATTTTACCATCAACTGTGGAAATTTATGCTACTGGAACAATTAAAACACGCGATCCTATGCAATTCTTTTTCTTTGATATCCCAGGTCTTAATCTTGAAAAAAAAGCACAATGGGGTGGTTCTGGCGTTATTATTGGAAAAGATTCTAAGAAAACAAATTTGTTTTATGTTCTGACAAATAGTCATATTCTAGAAAATGCTAGTGAGTTTGAAGTTGGAACTTATAATAATAAAAGTTATAAAGCTCAGTTAGTGGGTAAGGACGATAAAAAAGATATTGCATTGGTTAGTTTTGAGGCTGATGATGTTGCAGATATTGGGGTAGCTGAACTTGGTGATAGCGATAGACTTGAAGTGGGAGATTGGGTTATAGCTGTTGGAAGTCCTTATCACTTTAGTTTTTCAGTTACAGCAGGTATTATTAGTGGTCTTCATCGTTCTTTTAATCCTAATTTAAAAGCTAGAAATTTATTTATTCAAACAGATGCGGCTATTAATCGTGGTAATTCTGGAGGACCTCTTGTTAATACTAAAGGAGAAGTTATTGGTATCAATTCGTGGATTTCATCTCCTTCTGGAGGAAATATTGGACTTGGTTTTGCTATTCCTATTAATAATGCTAAGAGTGTTTTTGATGCATTAATGAGTGGACAAAAAAGTGAATCAGCTTGGATGGGCGTTGCATTTCATCGTTTGAGGTCTAAAGATGTAGAATTTCTTAAAAGTTTAGGTTATGAAGATGAGTCTGTTTCATTAGCAATTGTTGCAGGTGTTTATGATGGTTCTCCAGCTTTGAAAGCAGGATTTAGAGCTGGTGATGTGATTAGCAAGATAGATGGTGTTGCAATGAATCTTTTCTTTGATGTTAAGCAATACATTAATGATTTTTATGCTAAGGAAAAAATTAAAGTTGAGGTTTTAAGAGGACAAGAGACGAAAACTTTTGAGGTAGAACTTGGTGTTATGCCTACTAATATCGATAAGGAAAAGGGCAATACTTTAGATTTAAAATTGATGCCAGGCTTTACTGTTTATCCTTTAACTAAAGAGGTTAGGGTGCAACTTGGTTTGAGAAATTGGATTAATGGAGTTGTTGTTGATAGTATTGATTCAACTTTGGGTAATAATCCTCAAATTGCAACAGGAGATATTATTATGATTGTTAATTCAAAAAATGTTAAAACTTTAATAGATTTTTATGATGCTATTAAGCATGGAAAAAATAATTATAGTATTTTAAGAAATGGACAAACTTTAAAAGTGTCTATTTGA
- the rpsF gene encoding 30S ribosomal protein S6, with product MIKKYEGCFLFRSEELEYKSALEEVKKQLVAFGAVDFVENSIGERALEYPVRKQLRGRYEIIEFKMASDNLRELEAQLKLIKNLLRYMILVKINRKVSVKKVKRRNFREYRDNRDIKEKEQPSESNVDADLKVN from the coding sequence ATGATAAAGAAGTATGAAGGTTGTTTTTTATTTAGGAGTGAAGAGCTTGAATATAAATCTGCTTTGGAAGAAGTAAAAAAACAGCTTGTAGCTTTTGGTGCAGTTGATTTTGTTGAAAATTCTATTGGAGAGAGAGCACTAGAATATCCTGTTAGAAAACAGTTACGTGGTAGGTATGAAATAATAGAATTTAAAATGGCAAGTGATAATTTAAGAGAGCTTGAAGCACAATTAAAGCTTATTAAAAATTTGCTTAGATATATGATTTTGGTTAAAATTAACAGAAAAGTTAGTGTTAAGAAAGTTAAAAGAAGAAATTTTAGAGAGTATAGAGATAATAGAGATATTAAAGAAAAAGAACAACCATCAGAGTCTAATGTTGATGCTGATTTAAAGGTAAATTGA
- the map gene encoding type I methionyl aminopeptidase, with protein MKLRLKSREEIEKIKASGRLLAQTFLEIEKNIAPGINTKTLDFIASDFITKNGGKSAFKGYNGFKGTICASINEEVIHGIPGSRMLKNGDVISIDCGVVLNGFYSDMAKTFKVGKVSSQVSRLLEITEAALYKGIDEMKVGNRILDISKAIENYIKPFKFGIVREYTGHGVGFSLHEEPSIPNYYDPFFKNIEIREGMVLAIEPMVNLGSHKVSLKSDGWTVFASDLSFSAHFEHTVAVIDGLPLILSKV; from the coding sequence TTGAAATTAAGATTAAAATCTAGAGAAGAAATTGAAAAGATTAAGGCATCAGGTAGACTTTTAGCTCAAACTTTTTTGGAAATCGAGAAAAATATTGCTCCTGGAATTAACACTAAAACACTTGATTTTATAGCTAGTGATTTTATTACTAAAAATGGAGGTAAGTCTGCTTTTAAAGGATATAATGGATTTAAAGGGACTATTTGTGCTTCTATAAATGAAGAAGTTATACATGGAATTCCTGGGAGTAGAATGCTTAAAAATGGGGATGTTATTAGTATTGATTGTGGTGTTGTTTTGAATGGATTTTATTCTGATATGGCTAAAACTTTTAAAGTGGGAAAGGTAAGCTCTCAAGTTAGTCGCTTATTAGAAATTACAGAAGCTGCTCTTTATAAAGGAATTGATGAAATGAAGGTTGGTAATCGAATTTTAGATATTTCGAAGGCTATAGAAAATTATATTAAACCATTTAAGTTTGGAATTGTTAGAGAATATACGGGGCATGGTGTTGGTTTTTCGTTACATGAAGAGCCAAGTATTCCAAATTATTATGATCCTTTTTTTAAAAATATTGAAATACGGGAAGGTATGGTTTTGGCAATTGAGCCTATGGTAAATTTAGGAAGTCATAAAGTTTCTCTTAAGAGTGATGGTTGGACAGTCTTTGCATCTGATCTTAGTTTTTCTGCTCATTTTGAACATACTGTTGCTGTTATTGATGGTTTGCCTTTAATTTTAAGTAAAGTTTGA
- the rplI gene encoding 50S ribosomal protein L9 yields the protein MKVILREDFINLGKEGDIVDVKDGFARNYLLPKGFAVFSNKHNIDIFSQKKRAILKRQETRRKMAVELKEKLDKVNLEFIMQSNDSGKLFHSINSSNIADELLKLGFEIERRKIDMHHGALKAFGTYNVTIKLYEGISSVITVEIKREEKKNSLKKSKSVEKEV from the coding sequence ATGAAAGTTATTTTAAGAGAGGATTTTATTAATCTTGGCAAAGAAGGTGATATTGTTGATGTAAAGGATGGTTTTGCTAGAAATTATTTATTGCCAAAGGGTTTTGCTGTTTTTTCAAACAAACATAATATTGATATTTTTTCTCAAAAAAAGAGAGCAATACTTAAAAGACAAGAGACAAGAAGAAAAATGGCAGTTGAGCTTAAAGAGAAACTTGATAAAGTAAATTTAGAGTTTATAATGCAATCTAATGATAGTGGTAAATTATTTCATAGTATTAATAGCTCAAATATTGCTGATGAACTTTTGAAACTTGGATTTGAGATTGAGAGAAGAAAAATAGATATGCATCATGGTGCATTAAAGGCCTTTGGAACTTATAATGTTACTATTAAGCTTTATGAAGGAATTAGTTCTGTAATTACGGTTGAGATCAAAAGGGAAGAGAAAAAAAATTCTCTTAAAAAGTCTAAAAGTGTTGAAAAAGAAGTTTAA
- a CDS encoding peptidylprolyl isomerase, whose amino-acid sequence MGNFLCFLLFCVLGITSFAQNTPVVIINLHSNEIITKTEFESKVNTLKKTQGRDLSNIEKKQVLQVLIADVLFGQEALKQGIKVADDEVMQTIRSQFGLASLTDEQIKQMIESQGTNWNELLASMKRSLAAQKLVLKIAQPKFSEIKAPSEKEVIEYYEANKTKFVNPDIARISHVFFSAKDKKRSEVLEQAKDIAKQIKSSKITFEEAVRKYSNDEGSKVKNGDLGFLARGDQSAQNVLGADFIKEVFVLKKGNVSNPISSKEGFHIVKVTEMYSQKFLGLQDKISPNVNMTVKDAIKNNMINVHQQQIVAKIQQEIYDKLNKSASIQILDSSLK is encoded by the coding sequence ATGGGTAATTTTTTGTGTTTTTTGTTATTTTGTGTTTTAGGAATAACTTCTTTTGCTCAAAATACTCCTGTTGTAATCATTAATTTGCATAGTAATGAAATTATTACTAAAACAGAGTTTGAGTCTAAAGTTAATACATTGAAAAAAACACAAGGTAGAGATTTAAGTAATATTGAAAAAAAGCAAGTTTTACAGGTTTTAATTGCTGATGTACTTTTTGGTCAGGAAGCTTTAAAACAGGGAATTAAAGTTGCAGATGATGAAGTTATGCAAACAATTAGATCTCAGTTTGGACTTGCAAGTCTTACCGATGAACAAATTAAGCAGATGATAGAAAGTCAAGGTACAAATTGGAATGAGCTTTTAGCTTCGATGAAAAGATCTCTTGCTGCGCAAAAATTAGTTCTAAAAATTGCTCAGCCCAAGTTTTCAGAGATAAAAGCTCCAAGTGAAAAAGAAGTAATTGAATATTATGAGGCTAATAAAACTAAATTTGTGAATCCTGATATAGCGAGAATTAGTCATGTTTTCTTTTCGGCAAAAGATAAAAAAAGGTCAGAGGTTCTTGAGCAGGCAAAAGATATTGCAAAGCAAATAAAATCTAGCAAGATTACTTTTGAAGAGGCTGTGAGAAAATATTCAAATGATGAAGGTTCTAAGGTTAAAAATGGTGACCTTGGATTTTTGGCAAGGGGTGATCAAAGTGCTCAAAATGTTCTTGGTGCAGACTTTATTAAAGAGGTTTTTGTTCTTAAAAAGGGAAATGTTTCTAATCCAATATCATCAAAGGAAGGTTTTCATATAGTGAAAGTTACTGAAATGTATTCTCAAAAATTTTTAGGTCTTCAAGATAAGATATCTCCTAATGTTAATATGACTGTAAAGGATGCTATTAAAAATAATATGATTAATGTTCATCAACAGCAAATTGTTGCTAAAATACAACAAGAAATTTATGATAAACTCAATAAGTCTGCTAGTATACAAATTTTGGATTCTAGTCTAAAATGA
- the ssb gene encoding single-stranded DNA-binding protein, with the protein MADINSLVLSGRLTRDSELTYTDSGMAILKFALANNRRIKKLDEWIDYAQFFDCVIFAKRAESLSAFLKKGKQVVVSGSLKYESWQDKNTGDKKSKCSILVDEIQMFGSSTAVAQGTNNVDFESYKKPDSFKTIDFDNGFNEDIPF; encoded by the coding sequence ATGGCCGACATTAATTCCTTGGTATTGTCTGGTAGACTTACTAGGGATTCTGAACTTACTTATACTGATTCAGGTATGGCTATTCTTAAGTTTGCTTTAGCTAACAATAGAAGGATCAAAAAGCTTGATGAATGGATTGATTATGCTCAATTTTTTGATTGTGTCATTTTTGCTAAAAGAGCCGAAAGTCTTAGTGCTTTTCTTAAGAAGGGTAAACAAGTTGTAGTTAGTGGTTCGTTAAAGTATGAGAGTTGGCAAGATAAAAATACTGGGGATAAGAAAAGTAAGTGCAGTATTTTGGTAGATGAAATTCAAATGTTTGGATCATCTACTGCTGTTGCTCAGGGAACAAACAATGTTGATTTTGAAAGTTATAAGAAGCCAGATTCATTTAAAACTATTGATTTTGATAATGGTTTTAATGAAGATATACCTTTTTAG